A stretch of Thermococcus sp. DNA encodes these proteins:
- a CDS encoding inorganic phosphate transporter, translating to MIEVLAAAFFMAWAVGANDSAKAVGTAVGSGIVGFKRAVLIIAVFTTLGAVMGHSGVSTTITGLAEGINPGYVSLVLFSAATAVTLASLIGMPISTTQSIIGALVGASLSLGLPVDWGTILRIILAWVLSPVFAALMAIAVYRIYKPTIRRIKGLKNLELAQKWLVFLASAYSAFNLGTNEVSNVIGLAKSGGISNPNALLAAVMAFGTLTFSYEVMMTIGKDISPLGPTSAFSSQFGASIAVTVANLFGLPVSSGQAIVGAISGLGLYKGECVNGKLVADIVKSWVRAPLFAGILAYLLIKLFSMVL from the coding sequence ATGATAGAGGTCCTAGCGGCGGCCTTTTTTATGGCATGGGCCGTTGGAGCAAATGACAGTGCAAAGGCAGTTGGCACCGCTGTGGGTTCGGGGATAGTCGGCTTTAAACGGGCCGTGCTTATAATAGCCGTTTTCACCACCCTTGGTGCAGTGATGGGTCACTCCGGGGTTTCCACCACAATAACGGGCCTGGCCGAGGGTATCAACCCCGGATACGTCTCCCTTGTTCTCTTCAGTGCAGCCACCGCAGTCACACTTGCCAGCCTCATAGGGATGCCCATCTCCACAACGCAGTCAATAATCGGCGCCCTTGTTGGTGCGTCTCTCTCACTTGGACTCCCAGTGGATTGGGGCACCATTCTAAGGATAATCCTTGCGTGGGTTCTGTCCCCGGTTTTCGCCGCTTTGATGGCTATAGCGGTTTATCGCATCTACAAACCCACAATTAGAAGAATAAAGGGGCTTAAAAACCTCGAATTAGCCCAGAAATGGCTTGTTTTCCTTGCTTCCGCATACTCCGCGTTCAATCTCGGCACAAACGAGGTTTCGAACGTCATCGGCCTGGCCAAAAGCGGCGGAATCAGCAACCCCAACGCTCTTTTAGCCGCGGTGATGGCGTTTGGGACCCTCACCTTCAGCTACGAGGTCATGATGACCATCGGCAAGGACATCTCCCCCTTGGGTCCGACTTCTGCCTTTTCGAGCCAGTTTGGTGCATCGATAGCCGTCACCGTTGCCAACCTTTTCGGTCTTCCTGTGAGCTCAGGCCAAGCTATAGTTGGGGCTATAAGTGGCCTAGGCCTCTACAAGGGAGAATGCGTAAACGGGAAGCTGGTGGCAGATATAGTCAAAAGCTGGGTGCGGGCCCCCCTTTTTGCCGGCATTCTGGCTTATTTACTCATAAAGCTTTTCTCAATGGTGCTCTAG